Proteins encoded together in one Prunus dulcis chromosome 3, ALMONDv2, whole genome shotgun sequence window:
- the LOC117620754 gene encoding ABC transporter C family member 8-like, which produces MASLRSSLGRTFSWICDGELELGSYCTQRTIINGVNLLFLFVFCLLALIGSIRKHHITVPFRRDHFSIVVSICCALTSIAYFAAGLWDLIAQSDVSGHFGWLDYFVRGIVWFSYTVSLLVQKSKWIKVLNSVWWVSSFSLVSAYNIEVLIRTHNIHMFDAMTWPGNLLLLLCAVRNLSQCVHQHAQDNSLSEPLLARKSAGKSQKTELEHASFLSKLTFAWINPLLKLGSSKTLALEDIPSLVSEDEADLAYQKFAHAWDSLSREKRPSSTRNLVLQTLAKVYMKENTWIAFCAFLRTISIAVSPLILYAFVNYSNSDKENLSEGLIILGCLILSKVVESLSQRHWFFGSRRCGMRMRSALMVAVYQKQLKLSSLGRRRHSAGEIVNYIAVDAYRMGEFPWWFHSAWTYALQLFVTIGVLYWVVGLGALPGLIPLFICGLLNVPFAKALQKCQSQFMIAQDERLRATSEILNSMKIIKLQSWEEKFKTLVDSLREREFIWLTDSQMKRAYGTLMYWMSPTIISSVIFLGCIIFQSVPLNASTIFTVLASLRNMGEPVRMIPEALSVMIQVKVSFDRLNVFLLDDELKDNEVRKLSSQNSDESLRIERGNFSWYPESTVPTLRNVNLEVQREQKVAVCGPVGAGKSSLLCAILGEMPKISGTVDVFGTMAYVSQTSWIQSGTVRDNILYGRPMDKNKYDKAIKACALDKDIDSFDHGDLTEIGQRGLNMSGGQKQRIQLARAVYSDADIYLLDDPFSAVDAHTAAILFHDCVMAALARKTVILVTHQVEFLSEVDKILVMEGGKVTQSGSYESLLTAGTAFEQLVNAHKDAVTTLGPSNYQSQGESEKGDMVRPEEPHAAYLTANNSEGDISVKGVAGVQLTEEEGKEIGDVGWKPFWDYIFVSKGTLLLCLGIITQSGFVGLQAAATYWLALGIQIPKVTNGVLIGVYTAISTLSAVFVYLRSFFAAHMGLKASRAFYSGFTDAIFKAPMLFFDSTPVGRILIRASSDLSILDFDIPFSIIFVVSAGVELLTTIGIMASVTWQVLIIGFLAMVAAKYVQGYYLASARELIRINGTTKAPVMNYASETSLGVVTIRAFKMADRFFNNYLELVDTDARLFFHSNATMEWLILRTEVLQNLTLFTAAFFIVLLPKGYVAPGLVGLSLSYALSLTATQIFVTRWYCNLSNYIISVERIKQFMQISPEPSAIVEDKRPPSSWPSKGRIELYSLKIKYRPNAPLVLKGITCTFREGTRVGVVGRTGSGKTTLISALFRLVEPASGKIIIDGLDICSMGLKDLRMKLSIIPQEPTLFRGSIRTNLDPLGLYSDDEIWMALEKCQLKATVSKLPNLLDSSVSDEGENWSAGQRQLFCLGRVLLKRNRILVLDEATASIDSSTDAILQRIIRQEFSECTVITVAHRVPTVIDSDMVMVLSYGKLVEYEEPAKLLDTNSYFSKLVAEYWSSCKRT; this is translated from the exons GTCCGGTCACTTCGGCTGGTTGGATTACTTTGTAAGAGGAATAGTCTGGTTTTCTTACACAGTTTCCTTGCTTGTTCAAAAGTCCAAATGGATCAAAGTTCTAAACTCTGTTTGGTGGGTGTCCTCCTTTTCATTGGTCTCGGCTTATAACATCGAAGTACTCATAAGAACCCATAACATTCACATGTTTGATGCAATGACATGGCCAGGGAACTTGTTACTTCTTCTGTGTGCTGTTAGAAACCTCAGTCAATGTGTTCATCAGCATGCCCAAGATAACAGCCTCTCTGAACCTCTATTGGCCCGAAAGTCTGCTGGGAAGAGCCAGAAAACAGAACTTGAGCATGCTAGTTTTCTTAGCAAATTGACATTTGCTTGGATTAACCCTTTACTTAAATTGGGCTCCTCAAAAACATTAGCTCTTGAAGACATCCCTTCTCTGGTTTCTGAAGATGAAGCAGATTTAGCATACCAAAAGTTTGCTCATGCATGGGATTCACTGTCAAGGGAGAAGAGGCCAAGCAGTACCCGGAACCTGGTTCTGCAGACTCTAGCAAAAGTTTACATGAAAGAAAATACATGGATAGCATTTTGTGCATTCCTCAGGACCATTTCAATTGCAGTTTCTCCTCTTATACTCTATGCTTTtgtaaattattcaaatagCGACAAGGAAAATCTATCTGAAGGCCTCATAATATTGGGGTGCCTAATTCTTTCCAAAGTCGTTGAATCTTTGAGCCAGAGACATTGGTTTTTTGGCTCAAGGAGGTGTGGAATGAGGATGAGGTCAGCCTTGATGGTGGCAGTTTATCAAAAGCAGCTGAAGCTTTCTAGTTTGGGAAGGAGAAGGCACTCAGCTGGGGAGATTGTGAATTATATAGCAGTCGATGCCTATCGAATGGGAGAGTTCCCGTGGTGGTTTCATTCAGCATGGACCTATGCACTGCAACTATTCGTTACCATTGGTGTTCTTTATTGGGTGGTGGGTCTCGGTGCTCTTCCTGGTTTGATTCCTCTCTTCATTTGTGGTCTACTGAATGTGCCATTCGCAAAGGCACTTCAAAAGTGTCAATCCCAGTTCATGATAGCTCAAGACGAGCGACTCAGAGCCACTTCTGAGATCCTGAACAGTAtgaaaatcattaaattaCAATCCTGGGAAGAGAAATTCAAAACGTTAGTCGATTCCCTTCGCGAACGTGAATTCATATGGTTGACTGACTCACAAATGAAAAGGGCTTATGGCACGCTAATGTATTGGATGTCACCCACCATCATTTCTTCGGTTATCTTTCTGGGATGTATCATTTTCCAAAGTGTCCCTCTAAATGCAAGTACCATATTCACGGTTCTAGCTTCACTAAGGAACATGGGAGAACCTGTCAGAATGATACCAGAGGCTCTTTCAGTAATGATCCAAGTCAAGGTCTCATTTGATCGTCTCAATGTTTTTTTGCTTGATGACGAGCTGAAAGATAATGAAGTAAGGAAGTTGTCATCACAGAATTCAGATGAGAGCTTAAGAATAGAAAGAGGCAATTTCAGCTGGTATCCTGAATCAACAGTTCCAACTCTGAGAAATGTGAATTTAGAAGTACAAAGGGAGCAGAAAGTTGCAGTTTGTGGACCAGTTGGAGCTGGAAAATCATCACTTTTATGTGCTATACTTGGAGAGATGCCCAAAATTTCAGGAACT GTTGATGTATTTGGAACCATGGCCTATGTTTCTCAGACTTCTTGGATACAAAGTGGGACAGTTCGTGATAACATACTCTACGGGAGGCCAATGGACAAGAACAAATATGATAAGGCCATAAAAGCTTGTGCTCTAGATAAGGACATTGATAGTTTTGACCATGGTGATCTTACTGAAATAGGCCAAAGGGGCCTTAATATGAGTGGAGGACAGAAGCAGAGGATTCAGCTGGCTCGAGCTGTCTATAGTGATGCTGATATCTATCTTCTTGATGACCCCTTCAGTGCAGTGGATGCACATACTGCAGCAATTCTATTTCAT GATTGCGTCATGGCCGCTCTAGCAAGGAAAACTGTAATTCTGGTAACTCATCAAGTTGAATTTCTCTCAGAAGTTGATAAGATTCTG GTAATGGAGGGTGGAAAAGTTACTCAATCTGGAAGCTATGAGAGTCTTTTGACAGCTGGAACAGCATTTGAGCAGCTTGTGAATGCTCATAAAGATGCAGTGACAACATTGGGTCCTTCCAATTATCAAAGCCAAGGAGAATCTGAAAAGGGAGATATGGTTCGGCCAGAGGAACCTCATGCTGCATACCTCACTGCAAATAATAGTGAAGGGGATATTTCTGTGAAGGGTGTAGCTGGGGTGCAACtaacagaagaagaagggaaagaGATTGGAGATGTTGGATGGAAGCCCTTTTGGGACTATATATTTGTTTCCAAAGGAACACTTCTTCTATGCTTAGGCATAATAACACAGTCTGGTTTTGTTGGTCTTCAGGCTGCTGCAACTTATTGGTTAGCTCTAGGCATTCAAATTCCTAAAGTGACCAATGGCGTACTCATCGGTGTTTATACTGCAATTTCAACACTTAGTGCTGTCTTTGTATATCTTAGGTCATTTTTTGCAGCCCATATGGGATTGAAAGCTTCTAGAGCCTTTTATTCTGGTTTCACTGATGCTATCTTTAAGGCTCCCATGCTGTTCTTTGACTCAACCCCTGTAGGGAGGATTTTGATACGA GCTTCATCAGACTTAagtattttggattttgacaTACCGTTCTCCATTATCTTTGTTGTGTCTGCTGGCGTTGAACTGCTGACAACGATTGGAATTATGGCTTCGGTCACATGGCAAGTTCTCATTATAGGCTTTCTTGCCATGGTTGCTGCAAAATATGTTCAG GGCTATTATCTAGCCTCTGCAAGGGAACTAATAAGAATCAATGGAACAACCAAAGCTCCTGTTATGAACTATGCATCAGAGACATCACTTGGAGTGGTCACTATAAGAGCTTTTAAGATGGCGGACAGGTTCTTCAACAACTACTTAGAGCTAGTTGACACAGATGCCAGATTGTTCTTTCATTCTAATGCAACCATGGAGTGGTTAATTTTAAGGACAGAAGTGCTTCAGAATTTGACCCTTTTCACAGCTgcttttttcattgttttacTTCCCAAGGGTTATGTTGCACCAG GGCTTGTGGGGCTCTCTCTTTCTTATGCTTTATCACTAACAGCAACACAAATTTTTGTGACTCGATGGTATTGCAACTTATCCAACTACATTATCTCGGTTGAAAGGATAAAACAATTCATGCAGATTTCACCAGAGCCCTCTGCAATTGTGGAGGACAAGAGGCCTCCATCTTCATGGCCTAGCAAGGGTAGGATAGAGCTGTATTCTCTGAAG ATCAAATACCGCCCAAATGCTCCGCTAGTTCTCAAGGGAATTACGTGCACATTCAGAGAAGGCACTAGAGTAGGAGTTGTGGGAAGGACAGGAAGCGGAAAAACTACACTCATAAGTGCTTTGTTTCGCTTAGTAGAGCCGGCCAGTGGTAAAATCATTATAGATGGACTTGACATCTGCTCTATGGGTCTAAAAGATCTGAGAATGAAGCTCAGTATCATCCCTCAAGAACCAACTCTTTTCAGGGGTAGCATCCGAACCAACTTGGATCCTCTAGGCCTTTACTCCGATGACGAAATATGGATG GCTCTAGAGAAGTGTCAGCTCAAGGCAACAGTCAGTAAGCTACCTAATCTGTTAGACTCATCTG TGAGTGATGAAGGGGAAAACTGGAGCGCCGGACAACGCCAGCTCTTTTGCCTTGGCAGAGTCCTTCTCAAGAGGAACAGAATTCTGGTTCTAGACGAGGCTACGGCGTCCATTGATTCTTCGACAGACGCCATTCTGCAGAGAATCATCAGGCAGGAATTTTCAGAATGCACGGTGATAACTGTGGCTCACAGAGTTCCAACCGTTATAGACAGTGACATGGTCATGGTCCTCTCCTATG GGAAGCTGGTGGAATATGAAGAGCCTGCAAAGCTGTTGGATACCAACTCCTACTTCTCCAAGCTTGTAGCTGAATATTGGTCAAGCTGCAAGAGAACCTGA